In the genome of Prosthecobacter sp., one region contains:
- the hprK gene encoding HPr(Ser) kinase/phosphatase, producing the protein MPPTPKIKRPSSVTVEEFFRVNEKSLKLKLVGSDVGFARKISEPSVNRPGLALSGFFTYFAYKRVQVIGNSEHSFLEGLDPKLRAARFSQLCSWDIPCLVIARSHRIGDELIEIANSAGISVFQTNMMTMKFLNTATIKLEWAFAPNMLVHGCLVDVQGIGVLIQGDSGCGKSESVIGLLQRGGSLVADDAVRLRLVEDREVVGSAPDITRGMIEIRGLGILNVAAIFGVSAVRLSKRLDLIVELVRGAKTEDLERVSASADSHDIMGMKIGRVTLPVEPGRDVAGLIELAAINFKLRTFGYDSAVEFDQRLLKKMTDEQLG; encoded by the coding sequence ATGCCGCCCACTCCCAAGATCAAGCGCCCGTCCTCGGTGACGGTGGAGGAGTTCTTCCGTGTGAACGAGAAATCGCTCAAGTTGAAGCTGGTGGGCAGCGATGTGGGCTTTGCCCGCAAGATCAGCGAACCCTCGGTCAACCGCCCAGGCCTGGCCCTCTCGGGCTTTTTCACGTATTTCGCCTACAAGCGTGTGCAGGTTATCGGCAACTCGGAGCACTCCTTCCTTGAGGGCCTGGATCCAAAGCTGCGCGCGGCCCGCTTCAGCCAGCTCTGCTCCTGGGACATTCCCTGCCTGGTGATCGCCCGCAGCCATCGCATCGGGGACGAGTTGATCGAGATCGCCAACAGCGCGGGCATCTCCGTGTTCCAGACGAACATGATGACGATGAAGTTTCTCAATACGGCCACCATCAAGCTGGAGTGGGCCTTTGCCCCGAACATGCTGGTACATGGCTGCTTGGTGGACGTGCAGGGCATCGGTGTGCTGATCCAGGGTGACAGCGGCTGTGGCAAGAGTGAAAGTGTCATCGGACTGCTGCAACGCGGCGGGAGCCTGGTGGCGGACGATGCCGTGCGTCTCCGACTGGTGGAAGATCGCGAAGTGGTCGGCTCCGCCCCGGACATCACCCGCGGGATGATCGAGATCCGCGGTCTGGGCATCCTCAATGTGGCGGCGATCTTCGGCGTGAGTGCCGTCCGCCTGAGCAAACGGCTGGATTTGATCGTGGAACTGGTGCGCGGCGCGAAGACGGAGGATCTGGAACGTGTGAGCGCGAGCGCGGATTCGCACGACATCATGGGCATGAAAATCGGGCGCGTCACGCTGCCGGTGGAGCCGGGCCGGGATGTGGCGGGCTTGATCGAACTGGCCGCCATTAATTTTAAACTGCGCACTTTCGGCTATGACAGCGCGGTGGAGTTCGACCAAAGGTTGTTGAAAAAGATGACGGATGAACAATTAGGTTAA
- a CDS encoding bifunctional 3,4-dihydroxy-2-butanone-4-phosphate synthase/GTP cyclohydrolase II: MPRKKESVFDSVESVIADIRAGRMVIVTDDEDRENEGDLICAAEKITAEMVNFMVRQGGGMLCVPVSLEIAQRLNLASMVPENREAFRTDFTVTVDAAQGISTGISAADRTRTIRLLADPKSTAADLVQPGHINPLVAKPGGVLRRAGHTEAAVDLARLAGLREAGVLIEIMNPDGTMARLPHLKKFAKKHGLKMGSIADLIAHRRLSEKLVEKIEVVDMPTDFGDFKLHLYKSSLDGVHHIALVMGDITPDEPILVRVHSECLTGDIFASRRCDCGSQLHAAMQHIAKAGKGIIVYMRGHEGRGIGLHGKIMAYKLQEQGLDTVEANIKLGFPMDLRDYGIGAQIISDLGVRKILLMTNNPRKVVGLEGHKLEIVEQVPVKSTPKPENARYLETKKKKMGHKL; this comes from the coding sequence ATGCCTCGCAAAAAGGAATCCGTCTTCGACTCCGTGGAGTCTGTCATCGCAGACATTCGCGCTGGCCGCATGGTCATCGTCACCGATGACGAGGACCGCGAAAACGAGGGCGACCTGATCTGCGCGGCGGAAAAGATCACTGCGGAGATGGTGAACTTCATGGTGCGGCAGGGCGGCGGCATGCTGTGCGTGCCCGTCTCGCTCGAAATCGCCCAGCGCCTCAATCTGGCCAGCATGGTGCCGGAAAACCGCGAAGCCTTCCGCACCGACTTCACCGTCACCGTGGATGCCGCCCAAGGCATCTCCACCGGCATCAGCGCCGCTGACCGCACCCGCACGATCCGCCTGCTCGCTGATCCAAAGAGCACCGCCGCAGATCTGGTGCAGCCCGGACATATCAATCCACTCGTTGCCAAACCCGGTGGCGTCCTCCGCCGTGCCGGTCATACCGAGGCCGCCGTCGATCTCGCCCGTCTCGCCGGTTTGCGTGAAGCTGGTGTGCTCATCGAGATCATGAACCCGGACGGCACCATGGCTCGTCTGCCCCATTTGAAGAAGTTTGCGAAGAAGCACGGCCTCAAGATGGGCAGCATCGCCGATTTGATCGCGCATCGCCGCCTGAGTGAGAAACTGGTCGAAAAAATCGAAGTCGTCGATATGCCCACCGACTTCGGCGACTTCAAATTGCATCTCTACAAGAGCAGCCTCGACGGCGTGCATCACATCGCCCTCGTCATGGGCGACATCACTCCTGACGAGCCGATACTCGTCCGCGTGCATAGCGAATGCCTCACCGGCGACATCTTCGCCTCACGTCGTTGCGATTGTGGCAGCCAGCTTCATGCCGCGATGCAGCACATCGCCAAAGCCGGGAAGGGGATCATCGTTTACATGCGCGGTCACGAAGGACGCGGCATCGGCCTGCATGGCAAGATCATGGCCTACAAGCTCCAGGAACAGGGGCTCGACACCGTCGAGGCCAACATCAAACTCGGCTTCCCCATGGACCTGCGCGACTACGGCATCGGTGCGCAGATCATCTCCGATCTCGGCGTGCGCAAAATCCTGCTCATGACCAACAACCCGCGCAAAG
- a CDS encoding HPr family phosphocarrier protein produces the protein MSIQKELTIRNKMGMHARPAAQFVKRASKYQCDVWVEKDDEPVNGKSIMGLMMLAAGRGETIKIIADGNDAEAAVADLEELVTSGFGDVE, from the coding sequence ATGAGCATCCAAAAAGAACTCACGATCCGCAACAAAATGGGCATGCACGCACGCCCGGCGGCGCAGTTCGTCAAACGCGCGAGCAAATATCAATGCGACGTGTGGGTGGAGAAGGATGACGAGCCGGTGAACGGCAAGAGCATCATGGGCCTGATGATGCTGGCCGCCGGACGCGGCGAAACGATCAAGATCATTGCCGATGGCAACGATGCCGAGGCGGCGGTGGCCGACCTCGAAGAGCTCGTCACCTCAGGCTTTGGCGACGTGGAGTGA
- the rpsI gene encoding 30S ribosomal protein S9: MSKPLKTATGRRKTAIARVFILEGSGSITVNGRDFEEYFPTVALQNQILFPLALTNSRQTYDFKVNASGGGSTGQVGAVRLGIARALIGVNPELRGVLKQNGLLTRDSRAKERKKPGRPGARKRFQFSKR, encoded by the coding sequence ATGAGCAAACCTCTCAAAACCGCCACCGGCCGCCGCAAGACCGCCATCGCCCGCGTCTTCATCCTCGAAGGTTCCGGCAGCATCACCGTCAACGGACGTGACTTCGAAGAATACTTCCCGACTGTCGCCCTTCAGAATCAGATTCTGTTCCCGCTGGCTCTCACCAACTCCCGCCAGACCTACGATTTCAAAGTGAACGCCAGTGGTGGCGGCAGCACCGGCCAGGTGGGTGCCGTGCGTCTCGGCATCGCCCGTGCGCTGATCGGCGTGAATCCTGAGCTCCGCGGCGTGCTCAAGCAGAACGGTCTGCTCACCCGTGACTCCCGCGCCAAGGAACGTAAGAAGCCCGGCCGCCCAGGCGCCCGCAAGCGCTTCCAGTTCTCGAAGCGTTAA